A single region of the Bacteroides luhongzhouii genome encodes:
- a CDS encoding sensor histidine kinase gives MKDTWNVYDWAKSMVNDRFRFISNLLLLFIIFFLGFQNIYGDFNREGFLYACPVSVLVFAFPIYLNIYWLVPRFLYRAKRQLLYYWISFLGVNLVSVLLGFIFLSPLYQRYGIHEFCVQDNHSVSFGSISYGILVLLLSAGGCTSFELFRRWVVSDRKILELEKATMQTELQQLKKQINPHFLFNMLNNANILLKDAPDEASQILGKLDDLLRYQLNDSTRREVFLSADIQFLTSFLELEKVRRDHFEYTIFQEGNMENICIPPLLFIPFVENAVKHNSDSDHLSYVHLYFSVHNKQLMFRCENSKPRIPVKREGGIGLANVRRRLDLLYESQYTLQIEDKETTYSVNLHLNL, from the coding sequence ATGAAAGATACTTGGAATGTATACGATTGGGCGAAGAGTATGGTAAATGACCGTTTTAGGTTTATCAGTAATCTATTATTGCTATTTATTATATTTTTCTTGGGATTTCAGAATATATATGGAGATTTTAATAGAGAAGGTTTCCTATATGCATGTCCGGTTAGTGTATTGGTTTTTGCATTTCCTATCTATCTGAATATTTATTGGTTGGTGCCTCGTTTCTTGTATAGGGCTAAGCGTCAGTTATTGTATTATTGGATTTCGTTTCTCGGAGTTAACTTAGTGAGTGTGCTATTGGGATTTATTTTTCTGTCTCCGTTATATCAACGATATGGCATTCATGAGTTCTGTGTGCAGGATAATCATTCCGTTTCTTTTGGGAGTATTTCTTATGGAATATTAGTGCTACTATTGAGCGCAGGTGGCTGTACTAGTTTTGAACTTTTCCGCCGCTGGGTTGTCTCCGATAGAAAAATTCTGGAATTGGAGAAAGCGACTATGCAGACGGAGCTTCAACAATTAAAGAAACAGATCAATCCGCATTTTCTTTTTAATATGCTGAATAATGCCAATATATTGCTAAAAGATGCTCCGGATGAGGCTTCACAAATATTGGGTAAACTGGATGACTTACTTCGCTACCAATTGAATGACAGTACAAGACGGGAAGTCTTTCTTAGTGCAGATATACAATTTCTCACCAGCTTTCTTGAACTGGAGAAGGTGAGAAGGGATCATTTTGAATATACGATTTTTCAGGAGGGAAATATGGAGAATATCTGTATTCCTCCGTTATTGTTTATCCCCTTTGTAGAGAATGCGGTGAAACATAATTCGGACAGCGATCATTTATCTTATGTTCACCTATACTTTTCCGTGCATAATAAGCAGTTAATGTTTCGTTGTGAGAATTCTAAGCCTCGTATTCCTGTAAAGCGGGAAGGGGGAATAGGATTAGCCAACGTGAGGCGTAGACTGGATTTACTTTATGAATCACAGTATACGTTACAGATAGAAGATAAAGAAACAACTTATAGTGTCAACTTACATCTAAATTTATGA
- a CDS encoding sensor histidine kinase, producing the protein MSVKIPLYTLLKQIGIFLVVSFLVFRGTFVESNSLGLNLSTGVSLLLSIILWGIINLHTCWLIPGYLFQRRYKKYIIYLSSLVGFMLAAMVTGICLLGQYYVMPEQLQKLNDDLPFFLFLNALALILYFFAFSFTIFLHHWVAYQQRLNELENMNIQTELNRLKDQLQPEFFSRMLNKVRTLLKEDGEKASLLIFKLSRLLRYQLYESERQKVLLGDDICFMTDYMKLEKICNPELNFEIRILNEVRYIQIPPLLFMPVIEYVIQITTCGKNERGENIRVDFQMEENQLRFTCTYYHLQRNGIQQVVPVFDKLQRRLDLLYPGSYQLKNCYTDEALCAIDLMLKL; encoded by the coding sequence ATGTCAGTTAAGATACCACTATATACATTACTGAAACAAATAGGGATTTTTCTTGTAGTCTCCTTTTTGGTGTTCAGAGGAACTTTTGTCGAAAGCAACAGTTTAGGACTTAATCTTTCTACAGGGGTTAGCCTTTTACTTTCTATCATACTTTGGGGAATTATTAATCTGCACACTTGCTGGTTGATTCCCGGTTATCTGTTTCAGCGTAGATATAAAAAGTATATCATTTATTTAAGTAGCCTTGTTGGATTTATGCTGGCGGCCATGGTGACTGGTATTTGTCTTTTAGGGCAATATTATGTTATGCCCGAACAATTACAAAAACTAAATGATGATCTTCCTTTCTTCCTATTTCTAAATGCATTGGCACTTATACTCTATTTCTTTGCTTTTTCTTTTACTATTTTTCTGCATCATTGGGTGGCCTATCAACAACGGTTAAACGAATTGGAGAATATGAATATACAGACTGAACTGAATCGTTTGAAAGATCAACTCCAACCGGAATTCTTTTCGAGAATGTTGAATAAGGTGCGGACCTTGTTGAAAGAAGATGGAGAAAAGGCGTCGTTGCTCATCTTTAAATTAAGCCGGTTACTAAGATACCAACTTTATGAAAGTGAACGGCAAAAGGTATTATTGGGAGATGACATTTGCTTTATGACAGATTATATGAAGTTGGAGAAAATATGTAATCCGGAGCTTAATTTTGAAATCAGAATCCTAAATGAAGTACGTTATATACAAATACCTCCTTTATTGTTTATGCCTGTTATAGAATATGTGATTCAGATAACTACTTGTGGGAAAAATGAAAGGGGAGAAAATATCAGGGTTGATTTTCAAATGGAAGAGAATCAGCTCCGGTTCACTTGTACATACTATCATCTGCAAAGAAATGGAATTCAGCAGGTAGTACCTGTCTTTGACAAGCTACAACGGCGATTGGATTTGTTATATCCGGGAAGTTATCAATTGAAAAATTGCTATACCGATGAGGCGTTGTGTGCCATTGATTTAATGTTGAAATTATGA